In Chryseobacterium oranimense, a single window of DNA contains:
- a CDS encoding DegT/DnrJ/EryC1/StrS aminotransferase family protein, giving the protein MIPVTKPFLPPQTEYQEYIDGIWKRNWLTNMGPLASQLEMELKDHLKLNHLLFVTNGTVAIQMAIKALGISGEVITTPFSFIATTSSIVWEGCTPVFVDIDAKSLCIDPKKIEEAITEKTSAILATHVYGNPCDVEAIDAIAKKHNLKVIYDAAHAFGVEINGKSVFEYGDISTCSLHATKLYHSVEGGLLITKDPELLKKLACIRNFGISGFDSFSELGLNGKNSEFHAAMGLVNLKYISQIHEKRKALAELYDEKLKNLHAVKPLWHSKANDNHSYYPVVLESEELLLKLKEEMDKQEIFTRRYFYPSLASALPYLPKLELPITEDIAKRVLCLPFYYDLTFEEVEYIARLMLRIQNN; this is encoded by the coding sequence ATGATACCAGTAACTAAACCTTTCCTACCACCTCAAACAGAATACCAGGAATATATAGACGGCATCTGGAAAAGAAACTGGCTTACCAATATGGGGCCACTAGCCAGCCAGCTTGAAATGGAGCTTAAAGATCATTTAAAGCTCAATCATCTGCTGTTTGTAACCAACGGAACTGTTGCCATCCAGATGGCAATAAAAGCACTGGGAATTTCTGGTGAAGTGATTACTACTCCGTTTTCTTTTATTGCAACCACCAGTTCAATTGTTTGGGAAGGATGTACGCCTGTTTTTGTTGATATAGATGCCAAAAGCTTATGTATAGATCCTAAAAAAATTGAGGAAGCCATCACGGAAAAAACCAGCGCAATTCTTGCAACCCATGTTTATGGAAATCCATGTGACGTGGAAGCAATAGACGCAATTGCAAAGAAACATAATCTAAAAGTGATCTATGACGCAGCTCATGCTTTCGGAGTAGAAATAAACGGCAAATCTGTTTTCGAATACGGAGATATCTCCACCTGCTCTCTGCATGCTACAAAACTTTATCATAGCGTTGAGGGAGGTTTATTGATAACAAAGGATCCTGAATTACTAAAAAAACTGGCTTGCATCAGAAACTTCGGAATTTCAGGCTTTGATTCATTCTCTGAATTGGGTCTTAATGGTAAAAACTCAGAATTTCATGCAGCAATGGGACTTGTTAATCTAAAATACATTTCTCAGATACACGAAAAAAGAAAAGCACTCGCAGAACTCTACGATGAAAAACTTAAAAATTTACATGCTGTAAAACCTCTTTGGCATTCAAAAGCTAATGATAATCACTCTTATTATCCTGTTGTTTTGGAAAGTGAAGAATTATTACTGAAATTAAAAGAAGAGATGGATAAACAGGAAATTTTTACAAGAAGATATTTTTATCCGAGTTTAGCTTCCGCATTACCCTATTTGCCAAAACTGGAACTTCCTATTACCGAAGATATTGCCAAAAGGGTTTTATGTCTTCCGTTTTATTATGATCTAACTTTTGAAGAGGTTGAATATATTGCAAGATTAATGTTAAGAATACAAAATAATTAA
- a CDS encoding acetyltransferase, with protein sequence MLIVGAKGFAKEILEICHQKNELENLVFYDDVNENADLLYEKFPILKSMDTAEEYFRTIDRRFTLGLGNPYLRKKLVDKFINIGGELASTISTKADIGSYEVKIREGANILDGVKISNDVMIGCASIIYYNSIITHDVKIGDFVEISPDVKILGRATIGNFCQLGAGTIILPDIKIGNNVIIGAGTVVTKDLPDNCTAVGIPSKIIKQN encoded by the coding sequence ATGCTAATCGTAGGTGCTAAAGGCTTCGCTAAAGAAATCCTGGAGATTTGCCATCAGAAAAACGAATTGGAAAATCTTGTTTTCTATGATGACGTTAATGAAAACGCGGACCTTCTTTATGAAAAATTTCCTATTCTTAAGAGTATGGATACAGCGGAAGAATATTTCAGAACGATAGACCGAAGATTTACTTTAGGACTCGGAAATCCATATTTAAGAAAAAAATTAGTCGACAAATTTATCAATATTGGAGGGGAGCTTGCCTCTACAATTAGCACAAAGGCAGATATTGGATCTTACGAAGTAAAAATCAGAGAAGGTGCCAATATTCTGGATGGAGTAAAAATTTCAAATGATGTAATGATTGGTTGCGCATCAATTATTTATTATAATTCAATTATAACTCATGATGTAAAAATTGGAGATTTTGTAGAAATTTCTCCAGATGTAAAAATATTAGGACGGGCAACAATCGGAAATTTTTGCCAGCTCGGAGCAGGTACCATTATTCTCCCCGACATAAAGATTGGAAACAATGTAATAATAGGTGCGGGAACAGTCGTTACGAAGGATTTGCCAGACAATTGTACTGCTGTGGGAATTCCCTCAAAAATTATAAAACAAAATTAA
- a CDS encoding glycosyltransferase: MMSPLVSVVMITYGHENYIEESINSILVQDFDAEIELIISDDCSPDNTENVVKNIIASHPNGHWIKYIKHRENKGAIPNFVWALSQAKGKYIALCEGDDYWIDPLKLKKQVGFLEKNPEYSLTFHKIKELTNRKEKFTYPNPDEEKTYTIGDLSKENFIITVSVVFKKNIETLPDWLQYSPIGDYPLHLLNASHGLIKYFTDEMAVYRVGSGMWSTQNTVDQIVNTMFSLRFLLQHFKNNKEVFDNLRLQYTNFQKALVRPFDERKLLEAKIKDYNYLESITSFSFLLKMAKVKIVKKLKK, translated from the coding sequence ATGATGAGTCCCTTGGTAAGTGTTGTAATGATCACATACGGTCATGAAAATTATATCGAAGAAAGTATTAACAGCATTTTAGTTCAGGATTTTGACGCTGAAATAGAACTTATCATTTCCGATGACTGTTCTCCCGACAACACTGAAAATGTAGTAAAAAATATAATTGCCAGTCATCCAAATGGCCATTGGATAAAATATATAAAGCATAGAGAAAACAAAGGTGCTATCCCGAATTTTGTCTGGGCACTTTCTCAGGCAAAAGGGAAATATATCGCTTTGTGCGAAGGAGATGATTACTGGATAGACCCTTTAAAATTAAAAAAACAGGTTGGTTTTTTAGAGAAAAATCCAGAGTACAGTCTTACATTTCATAAAATCAAAGAACTTACGAACAGAAAAGAAAAATTTACGTATCCCAATCCTGACGAGGAAAAAACATATACCATTGGCGATCTTTCAAAAGAAAATTTTATCATAACTGTTTCAGTAGTTTTCAAAAAAAATATAGAAACACTACCGGACTGGCTGCAATATTCCCCTATCGGAGATTATCCGCTGCATCTGCTAAATGCCTCGCATGGCCTTATAAAATATTTTACTGATGAAATGGCAGTTTACAGAGTAGGAAGCGGAATGTGGAGCACTCAGAATACGGTAGATCAAATTGTTAACACAATGTTTTCTTTAAGATTTTTATTACAACACTTTAAAAATAATAAAGAAGTTTTTGATAATCTTAGGCTGCAATATACTAATTTTCAAAAAGCACTTGTAAGACCTTTTGACGAAAGAAAGTTATTGGAGGCTAAAATTAAAGATTATAACTACCTTGAAAGTATAACATCTTTTAGCTTTCTTTTAAAAATGGCGAAGGTTAAAATTGTTAAGAAGTTAAAAAAATAG
- a CDS encoding acyltransferase has translation MIQKIKNYLHKKLFRIVKDFEELEKKKSWWRFTAKPNINIHHTFAPKDVNIFKGNEGEFGNINIDETFFVRDCCSISVLPGATLNIGKGVFFNNYSSINCLDSITIGDNSIFGEGVKIYDHNHKYGFIPDFSVYKNDYTKAPVIIGKNCWIGSNTVILKGVEIGDNCIIGAGCVIHKSVPANTIIKNSQNLIPESLQK, from the coding sequence ATGATCCAAAAAATAAAAAATTATCTGCATAAAAAACTCTTCAGGATTGTTAAAGATTTTGAAGAGCTTGAAAAGAAAAAAAGTTGGTGGCGATTTACCGCGAAACCGAATATTAATATTCACCATACCTTTGCCCCTAAAGATGTAAATATATTTAAAGGAAACGAAGGAGAATTTGGAAATATTAATATTGATGAAACTTTTTTTGTGAGAGATTGCTGCAGTATTTCAGTTCTTCCGGGTGCTACACTAAACATTGGAAAAGGAGTTTTTTTCAACAATTATTCTTCCATTAACTGTCTGGACAGTATAACTATCGGAGACAATTCTATCTTTGGAGAAGGTGTGAAAATATACGATCACAATCATAAATACGGATTTATTCCTGATTTTTCAGTCTACAAAAATGACTATACAAAAGCACCGGTCATCATCGGTAAAAATTGCTGGATTGGCAGTAATACAGTCATTCTGAAAGGCGTGGAAATCGGAGACAACTGCATCATTGGAGCAGGATGTGTTATTCATAAATCAGTGCCCGCCAACACAATTATAAAAAACAGTCAAAATTTAATCCCTGAATCTTTACAAAAATGA
- a CDS encoding glycosyltransferase family 4 protein: MSETKKILLISHEASLSGAPILVLSLLKKLKQQRKNYTIDVLLLRPGQLYEDFAKLSDNKILVANHFNQSLSFVNRNFKKLQKAFFPKQENKEEQIEKVTGKLLQNNYDLVYANTAETLEWTIPFYKRNIPTIVAIHELTFGMESSYPKDFILKNISNVSMIIAGSNAVAENLINRYNADPKKVTAIHSFVDEKLEIQKGKEQIKKELNIPESDIILGIASSQELRKGTDLVPLLVKKISDKTDINFKFINLGGSSKSGPVKCSKIDAEKLGIEDKIIYVDHNKTPNDYINIFDIFLLLSREDPFPLVMLTAAKLQKPIVAFDKSGGAVEFLENGHGVLAPYLDLDTMSDEIVKLMKDSGLRKTYGESINKRLENEYSDKELTNKIFTLIDRFL; the protein is encoded by the coding sequence ATGAGTGAAACAAAAAAGATATTATTAATATCCCATGAAGCATCTTTATCAGGAGCACCTATTCTGGTGCTAAGCTTATTAAAGAAATTGAAGCAGCAGAGAAAAAACTATACAATTGATGTTCTGTTATTAAGACCGGGGCAGTTATACGAAGATTTTGCAAAGCTTTCTGATAATAAAATTCTTGTTGCCAATCATTTCAACCAATCCTTATCTTTTGTAAACAGAAATTTTAAAAAATTACAGAAGGCCTTCTTTCCAAAACAGGAAAACAAAGAAGAACAAATTGAAAAAGTAACAGGGAAACTCCTTCAAAATAATTATGACCTGGTGTACGCCAATACGGCAGAAACCTTGGAATGGACAATCCCGTTTTACAAGAGAAACATTCCTACCATCGTAGCCATTCATGAGCTTACTTTTGGGATGGAAAGTTCTTATCCGAAAGATTTTATTTTAAAAAATATTTCCAATGTTTCTATGATTATTGCAGGTTCAAATGCAGTCGCAGAGAACCTCATCAACAGATACAATGCCGATCCGAAAAAAGTAACCGCCATTCATTCTTTTGTAGATGAAAAGTTGGAAATTCAAAAAGGTAAAGAACAAATAAAAAAGGAATTAAATATCCCTGAATCCGATATAATTCTTGGTATCGCAAGCTCTCAGGAATTAAGAAAAGGCACCGATCTTGTTCCACTTTTAGTAAAAAAGATTTCAGATAAAACAGATATTAATTTTAAATTCATCAATCTGGGTGGCTCATCCAAAAGCGGTCCTGTAAAATGTTCTAAAATTGATGCTGAAAAATTGGGTATTGAAGACAAAATAATATATGTGGATCACAATAAAACACCTAACGATTACATCAATATTTTTGACATTTTTCTTTTGTTATCAAGAGAAGATCCTTTTCCATTGGTAATGCTGACAGCTGCAAAACTTCAGAAGCCTATTGTTGCATTTGACAAAAGCGGAGGGGCTGTAGAATTTTTAGAAAACGGTCATGGAGTTCTGGCACCTTATCTTGATCTTGATACAATGTCAGATGAAATTGTAAAACTCATGAAAGATTCCGGACTGAGAAAAACTTATGGAGAAAGTATCAATAAAAGACTGGAAAATGAATATTCTGATAAAGAACTTACCAATAAGATTTTTACACTAATTGATAGATTTCTTTAA
- a CDS encoding glycosyltransferase family protein produces MLSIVISSYQQNYYDQLVKNISETIGEDFRYEIIQIWNLNTMSITKAYNLGAEKAQFENLLFLHEDLVFHTKDWGAKLIKHFSIPNVGVLGLAGSDYVPAAPCSWTVTEKYNFINILQGNKDNQEVVLLNRTQANTNPVFAVDGVFLAIRKEVYNLFKFDENITGFHGYDLDFSLRVSKKRQNFIIDDILVEHFSKGNPDKKWFDTNILIKQKLGADFQKKKDRETEKKIFLSFLHGYFRYYPVTIKNIGFTLRFLPTKSLIFKDYFSIAKKYVSYIKYSSQINKNTREHDTPL; encoded by the coding sequence ATGTTATCCATCGTTATCTCATCATATCAACAAAATTACTACGATCAGCTCGTTAAAAATATTAGCGAGACCATTGGCGAGGATTTCCGGTATGAAATTATTCAAATCTGGAATCTTAATACGATGAGTATTACGAAGGCGTATAACCTCGGAGCCGAAAAAGCACAATTTGAAAACCTTTTGTTCCTTCACGAAGACCTTGTTTTTCACACAAAAGACTGGGGAGCAAAACTTATAAAACATTTTTCAATTCCTAATGTGGGAGTTTTGGGATTGGCAGGCTCCGATTATGTCCCTGCTGCACCTTGTAGCTGGACAGTAACTGAAAAATACAACTTCATCAATATTCTTCAGGGAAACAAAGACAATCAGGAGGTTGTTTTACTCAATAGGACACAGGCAAATACCAATCCCGTATTTGCAGTAGATGGAGTATTTCTCGCTATAAGAAAAGAAGTGTATAATCTGTTTAAATTCGATGAAAATATAACTGGATTCCACGGATATGACTTAGATTTCAGCCTGAGAGTTTCCAAAAAACGACAAAATTTCATTATCGATGATATCTTGGTAGAACATTTTTCAAAAGGAAATCCTGATAAAAAATGGTTTGATACCAACATCCTGATAAAACAAAAACTAGGCGCTGATTTTCAGAAAAAAAAGGATCGGGAGACCGAGAAAAAAATTTTCTTGTCTTTCCTGCACGGATATTTCAGATACTATCCGGTTACCATCAAAAATATCGGATTCACTTTACGATTCCTTCCAACGAAAAGCCTTATTTTTAAAGATTATTTTTCCATCGCAAAAAAATATGTGAGCTACATTAAATACTCATCACAGATAAATAAAAACACAAGGGAGCATGACACTCCCCTCTAA
- a CDS encoding glycosyltransferase family 2 protein has protein sequence MKIYFIIVTYNAMKWAERCFTSLRNSSIPVKSIVIDNGSADGTQEYIKNNFPEVDFIQSSENSGFGKANNLGIEKAYKEGADFVYLMNQDAWIFPDSVEQLLEVYNNYPDQDKIGILSPMHMDGTGKKFDLHFENYLAQDCKNNRFLSDVFLHEVKPFYEIKFVNAAHWFIPRKVLEKVGGFNPYFFHGAEDYDYINRITYFGLKILVCPKSKVVHDAKVQDFQKEEMKDPAEVLARKRLSMQMQRETRYMNPNFDYNISREKKAFLTSLMKMGVQRNISEYKFYLGQYKFFSKRFDEIEAYRKQSMSGNHPYLNI, from the coding sequence ATGAAAATCTATTTTATTATTGTCACATACAATGCCATGAAATGGGCAGAAAGATGCTTTACAAGCTTAAGGAACTCCAGCATTCCCGTAAAGTCAATAGTTATTGATAATGGCTCTGCCGACGGAACTCAGGAATATATTAAAAACAATTTTCCTGAAGTAGATTTTATACAGTCTTCCGAAAATTCCGGTTTCGGAAAAGCCAATAATCTGGGAATAGAAAAAGCCTATAAAGAAGGAGCTGATTTTGTATATCTTATGAATCAGGATGCCTGGATTTTCCCTGACAGTGTAGAACAATTGCTGGAAGTTTACAACAATTATCCGGATCAGGACAAAATTGGGATTTTAAGCCCGATGCATATGGATGGAACCGGGAAAAAATTTGACCTTCATTTTGAAAACTATCTTGCCCAGGATTGTAAGAACAACAGATTCCTTTCCGATGTTTTCCTTCATGAAGTAAAGCCATTTTATGAAATCAAGTTTGTGAACGCCGCTCATTGGTTTATTCCCAGAAAAGTGCTGGAAAAAGTTGGCGGCTTCAATCCTTATTTCTTTCATGGTGCTGAAGATTACGATTACATCAACAGAATTACTTATTTCGGGTTAAAAATCCTTGTTTGCCCGAAAAGTAAAGTGGTGCACGATGCCAAAGTCCAGGATTTCCAGAAAGAGGAAATGAAAGATCCTGCCGAAGTATTGGCAAGGAAAAGACTGTCCATGCAGATGCAAAGGGAAACAAGATATATGAACCCCAATTTTGATTATAACATCAGCCGGGAGAAAAAAGCTTTTTTAACCTCCCTCATGAAAATGGGAGTCCAGAGAAATATCAGCGAATATAAATTTTACCTGGGGCAGTACAAATTCTTTTCAAAAAGATTTGATGAGATCGAAGCTTACAGAAAACAATCCATGAGTGGTAACCACCCTTATTTGAATATTTAA